Proteins encoded together in one Dermacentor variabilis isolate Ectoservices chromosome 2, ASM5094787v1, whole genome shotgun sequence window:
- the LOC142572255 gene encoding heparan-sulfate 6-O-sulfotransferase 1-like translates to MHCFTPTVCRSALVCVAFVTAFVFILISSGSSSSRLTYHWVRLKPSNYWQKFKEHQLVHVSQAASYYASNNTEDGHHQSEFKPSTVQDEDFDISGSDVVVLLQIQNAGANFLERRLIEDLVLQRPCACRRGRKICHCYRPRKRSSWLFSRYTLGWKCGVHPDWTELNTCVDRVLDEDEGVPTKRRYFYITVLRDPVARFRNEWRRFHQNRGWHGSRPHPHFCLDQPVSVPAPSVCFEGRRPENITFTEFVSCSANPALNRQTHMLADHGLIDGCPQNDSVGLLLTKEDRDMVLLTSAKKNLEHMAFFGLAEFPRLSESLFEATFKLKFRRRARPRKFLRGRLMGRGHAVPSPGEVEKVTAANSLDTELYNYAKELLFDRFHKLRDSDPAVERNSNNIDSEDDENWAEEEDFFDNI, encoded by the exons ATGCACTGTTTCACGCCGACAGTTTGTCGGTCAGCGCTGGTTTGTGTAGCGTTTGTGACCGCTTTCGTGTTTATTTTGATCAGCTCTGGCAGCTCGTCGTCTCGACTTACTTACCACTGGGTGCGACTAAAGCCCTCGAATTATTGGCAGAAGTTCAAAGAGCATCAGCTAGTTCACGTATCGCAGGCAGCGAGCTATTATGCTTCTAACAACACAGAAGACGGACATCATCAAAGCGAGTTCAAGCCTTCGACCGTCCAAGACGAGGACTTCGACATAAGCGGCTCGGATGTTGTCGTTTTATTACAGATACAAAACGCCGGTGCTAATTTCTTAGAACGGCGATTAATCGAAGACCTAGTGTTACAGAGACCTTGTGCATGCCGTCGAGGCCGAAAAATTTGTCACTGCTACAGACCTCGCAAGCGCAGTTCGTGGCTCTTCAGTAGGTACACGCTGGGATGGAAATGTGGTGTCCATCCGGACTGGACTGAATTGAATACCTGTGTAGATCGCGTGCTCGACGAAGACGAAGGAGTCCCCACGAAACGCAG GTATTTTTACATAACCGTGCTGAGAGATCCCGTCGCCCGGTTCCGCAATGAATGGCGGCGGTTCCACCAGAATCGAGGCTGGCATGGCTCCCGGCCCCATCCTCACTTTTGCTTGGACCAACCAGTGTCAGTGCCTGCTCCCAGTGTCTGCTTTGAAGGCAGGAGACCTGAAAATATCACCTTTACTGAGTTTGTGTCCTGTTCAGCAAACCCTGCACTTAATCGACAGACACACATGCTTGCTGATCATGGTCTCATTGACGGCTGTCCTCAGAATGATTCAGTTGGATTGTTGCTTACCAAGGAGGACCGTGACATGGTTCTTTTGACCAGTGCAAAGAAAAACTTGGAACACATGGCTTTCTTTGGCCTTGCAGAATTCCCTCGTCTTTCAGAATCTCTATTTGAGGCTACATTCAAGTTGAAATTTCGAAGAAGGGCAAGGCCGCGTAAATTTTTACGTGGCCGGCTGATGGGACGTGGTCATGCAGTACCATCGCCCGGTGAGGTGGAAAAGGTGACAGCTGCCAATAGTTTGGACACAGAATTGTACAACTATGCCAAGGAGCTTCTTTTTGATAGATTTCACAAACTTCGTGACAGTGATCCTGCTGTAGAAAGGAATAGCAACAACATAGATTCAGAGGATGATGAAAACTGGGCAGAAGAGGAAGACTTCTTTGATAACATATAG